The following proteins are encoded in a genomic region of Rhizobium sp. CCGE531:
- a CDS encoding MFS transporter, which yields MVSVTHETLNPTSSTLESDARSLHANGNVAPGNIAIGVIIGRTSEFFDFFVYAIASVLVFPKLMFPFADPLHGTLLSFLVFALAFIARPIGSFIFMAIDRAYGRGVKLTIALFLLGGSTASMSFLPGYSEVGVYAIILLAFFRIGQGLALGGAWDGLASLLALNAPTKHRGWYAMIPQLGAPIGFMLASALFAYFVTSLTTADFLDWGWRYPFFCAFAVNVVALFARLRLVATEEFGTLLERHELEPVKMTELLRVHGRDVLIGAFVPLASFATFHLVTVFPLGWVTLYSEQSPGSFLLMEFLGAICGILAIICSGMLADRIGRRNQLAIGAVLIACFAFVAPWLLDGGVTGRHIYVVLGFTLLGLSFGQAAGASASRFSHNYRYSGSALVSDLSWLIGAGFAPFVALALSSQFGLVYTSLYLLSGVVCTLVAIFFSKTLETRDN from the coding sequence ATGGTCAGCGTTACGCATGAAACATTAAATCCCACATCTTCAACGCTTGAGAGCGATGCCCGCAGCTTGCATGCGAACGGCAATGTCGCTCCCGGCAACATTGCCATCGGCGTGATCATCGGTCGCACGTCCGAGTTTTTCGATTTCTTCGTCTACGCCATTGCATCGGTCCTGGTCTTCCCGAAGCTGATGTTCCCCTTCGCGGACCCGCTGCATGGCACGCTCCTTTCCTTCCTGGTCTTCGCGCTCGCCTTCATCGCGCGTCCGATCGGCTCGTTCATCTTCATGGCGATCGACCGCGCCTATGGCCGTGGCGTCAAGCTGACGATCGCACTGTTTCTGCTCGGCGGGTCCACGGCGTCCATGAGCTTCCTGCCCGGCTATAGCGAAGTCGGCGTCTATGCGATCATCCTGCTCGCCTTCTTCCGCATCGGGCAGGGCCTTGCGCTCGGTGGCGCCTGGGATGGTCTCGCCTCGCTCCTCGCGCTCAATGCCCCGACGAAGCACCGCGGCTGGTATGCGATGATTCCCCAGCTCGGCGCGCCGATCGGCTTCATGCTGGCCAGCGCCCTGTTCGCCTATTTCGTCACGAGCCTCACGACGGCGGACTTCCTGGATTGGGGCTGGCGCTATCCCTTCTTCTGCGCCTTCGCGGTTAACGTCGTCGCGCTCTTCGCCCGCCTGCGTCTGGTGGCAACGGAAGAATTCGGCACTCTGCTGGAACGCCATGAGCTTGAGCCCGTGAAGATGACGGAACTGCTGCGCGTGCATGGCCGTGACGTCCTGATAGGCGCCTTCGTGCCGCTGGCAAGCTTTGCGACCTTCCATCTGGTTACGGTCTTTCCGCTCGGCTGGGTAACGCTCTACAGCGAGCAGAGCCCCGGTTCGTTCCTGCTGATGGAATTCCTGGGCGCGATCTGCGGCATCCTCGCCATCATCTGTTCCGGCATGCTCGCCGACCGGATCGGCCGCCGCAACCAGCTTGCCATCGGCGCGGTGCTGATCGCCTGCTTCGCTTTCGTCGCGCCCTGGCTGCTCGATGGCGGCGTCACCGGCCGTCATATCTACGTGGTTCTCGGCTTCACGCTGCTCGGCCTCTCCTTCGGCCAGGCGGCCGGTGCAAGTGCCTCGCGCTTCAGCCATAACTATCGCTACAGCGGCTCGGCCCTCGTGTCGGATCTGTCCTGGCTGATTGGCGCCGGCTTCGCCCCCTTCGTGGCGCTTGCCCTCTCCAGCCAATTCGGTCTCGTCTATACCAGCCTCTATCTGCTGTCCGGCGTGGTCTGCACGCTGGTCGCGATCTTCTTCAGCAAGACGCTGGAGACGCGAGACAACTGA
- a CDS encoding iron ABC transporter substrate-binding protein produces the protein MTFSFSHLTSALALAAGLAVAPMMANAADAEGIVVYNAQHEALTRAWADGFTKETGINVTIRNGSDMQFANQIVQEGAASPADVYLTENSPGMALVGANKLFAPVDAATLAQVPETFKAADGNWVGVAARSTVFAYDKTKLKEADLPKSMLDLADAKWKGRWGASPAGADFQAIVSALLELKGEDATRAWLKAMKENASFYKGNSVAMKAVNAGEVEGAVIYHYYWFGDQAKTGENSKNVGLHYFKNQDPGAFVSISGGGVLASSQHQKEAQAFLKWITGKGGQAVLRDGDSYEYAVGNGAASNPKLVPLSDLQAPKVEPSKLNSKKVTDLMTEAGLI, from the coding sequence ATGACTTTTTCCTTTTCTCATCTCACCAGCGCGCTGGCGCTTGCCGCGGGCCTTGCCGTAGCTCCGATGATGGCGAACGCCGCCGATGCCGAAGGTATCGTGGTCTACAATGCCCAGCACGAGGCGCTGACGCGGGCATGGGCGGATGGCTTCACCAAGGAAACCGGTATCAACGTCACGATCCGCAATGGTAGCGACATGCAGTTCGCCAACCAGATCGTTCAGGAAGGCGCGGCCTCTCCGGCAGACGTCTATCTGACGGAAAACTCTCCGGGCATGGCACTGGTCGGCGCCAACAAACTCTTTGCTCCGGTCGATGCAGCTACGCTGGCTCAGGTGCCGGAAACCTTCAAGGCTGCCGATGGCAACTGGGTCGGCGTTGCCGCCCGCTCCACCGTCTTTGCCTATGACAAGACCAAGCTGAAGGAAGCCGATCTGCCGAAGTCGATGCTCGATCTGGCCGATGCCAAGTGGAAGGGCCGCTGGGGCGCTTCGCCGGCCGGCGCCGATTTCCAGGCGATCGTCAGCGCGCTTCTGGAATTGAAGGGCGAGGATGCCACCCGCGCCTGGCTGAAGGCGATGAAGGAAAATGCCAGCTTCTACAAGGGCAACAGCGTTGCCATGAAGGCCGTCAATGCCGGCGAGGTCGAAGGCGCGGTGATCTATCACTATTATTGGTTCGGCGATCAGGCCAAGACCGGCGAGAACAGCAAGAACGTCGGCCTGCATTACTTCAAGAACCAGGATCCGGGCGCCTTCGTCAGTATTTCCGGCGGCGGCGTCCTGGCATCCAGCCAGCATCAGAAGGAAGCCCAGGCATTCCTGAAGTGGATCACCGGCAAGGGCGGTCAGGCCGTTCTGCGTGATGGCGACTCCTACGAATATGCCGTCGGCAATGGCGCTGCTTCCAACCCGAAGCTGGTGCCGCTCTCCGACCTGCAGGCACCGAAGGTCGAACCTTCGAAGCTGAACAGCAAGAAGGTCACCGACCTGATGACGGAAGCAGGGCTCATCTAA
- a CDS encoding iron ABC transporter permease, with amino-acid sequence MRMPQLTAAPRGRVRHASVVALASIVALLSLVPLGFIVWITIDTGWAEVIALIFRNRVGELLVNTVLLEICTIPLCILLAVSLAWLTERTNIPGARLWSWLAAAPLAVPAFVHSYAWVSLVPGMRGLWSGVLVSVLAYYPFLYLPVAAALRRLDPAIEDAAASLGLGPWRVFFRAILPQLRLAICGGSLLIGLHLLAEYGLYVMIRFDTFSTAIVDQFQSAYNSPAANMLGGVLVFCCLLLLGIEVLVRGNERYARIGSGAARPADRRRLGWFVGPAVVLPVVTAVLALGIPFVTLARWLYLGGTDIWRIDTVGSALLQTIALAIAGGLLATIAATPMAWLSVRAPGRLQRVLEACHYYVGSLPGVVVALALVSITVRLILPLYQTFATLLLAYVLLFLPRAMVGLRASIAQAPVELERAAMALGRTPAQAVRQITMRLAAPGFAASVALVALGITNELTATLMLSPNGTETLATKFWSLTSEIDYVSAAPYAFMMVVLSLPLTLLLYVQSKRTAGQ; translated from the coding sequence ATGCGAATGCCCCAGTTGACGGCTGCTCCCCGCGGCCGCGTTCGGCATGCCTCCGTCGTCGCCCTTGCTTCCATCGTTGCGCTCCTGAGCCTGGTGCCGCTTGGCTTCATCGTCTGGATCACGATCGATACCGGCTGGGCCGAAGTCATCGCCCTGATCTTCCGCAATCGCGTCGGCGAGCTGCTCGTCAACACGGTTCTGCTCGAAATCTGCACCATCCCGCTGTGCATCCTGCTGGCCGTCTCGCTTGCCTGGTTGACGGAGCGTACGAACATTCCCGGTGCCCGCCTTTGGTCCTGGCTGGCCGCGGCGCCGCTTGCCGTGCCCGCCTTCGTGCACAGCTATGCCTGGGTCAGCCTCGTGCCCGGCATGCGCGGGCTCTGGAGCGGCGTGCTGGTATCGGTGCTCGCCTACTACCCCTTTCTCTATCTGCCCGTCGCGGCCGCCCTGCGCCGGCTCGATCCGGCGATCGAGGATGCGGCGGCCTCGCTCGGCCTCGGCCCCTGGCGTGTCTTCTTCCGCGCGATCCTGCCGCAGCTTCGCCTTGCCATCTGTGGCGGCTCGCTGCTGATCGGCCTGCATCTCCTGGCTGAATACGGCCTCTACGTGATGATCCGCTTCGATACGTTCTCCACCGCCATCGTCGACCAGTTCCAGTCGGCCTATAACAGCCCGGCCGCCAACATGCTCGGCGGCGTCCTCGTCTTCTGCTGCCTGCTGCTGCTCGGCATCGAGGTGCTGGTGCGCGGCAACGAGCGCTATGCCCGCATCGGTTCGGGTGCCGCCCGCCCGGCCGATCGCCGCCGTCTCGGCTGGTTCGTCGGCCCGGCCGTCGTGCTGCCGGTCGTGACCGCCGTGCTGGCGCTCGGCATTCCCTTCGTGACCCTGGCACGCTGGCTTTATCTTGGCGGCACGGATATCTGGCGGATCGATACGGTCGGCTCCGCCCTGCTGCAGACCATTGCCCTGGCCATCGCCGGCGGCCTGCTCGCTACCATTGCCGCAACTCCCATGGCCTGGTTGTCGGTGCGCGCGCCGGGCCGGCTGCAGCGCGTTCTCGAAGCCTGCCATTATTATGTCGGCTCGCTGCCGGGGGTCGTCGTCGCGCTCGCCCTGGTGTCCATCACCGTCCGGCTGATCCTACCGCTCTATCAGACCTTCGCGACGCTGCTGCTCGCCTATGTCCTGCTGTTCCTGCCGCGCGCCATGGTCGGTCTGCGCGCCAGCATCGCCCAGGCGCCCGTCGAGCTCGAGCGCGCCGCCATGGCGCTCGGCCGCACGCCGGCGCAGGCCGTGCGGCAGATCACCATGCGCCTTGCCGCTCCCGGCTTTGCCGCCAGCGTGGCGCTTGTCGCGCTCGGCATCACCAATGAGCTGACGGCAACGCTGATGCTCTCTCCCAACGGCACGGAAACGCTGGCAACCAAATTCTGGTCGCTGACCAGCGAGATCGACTATGTTTCGGCGGCACCCTACGCCTTCATGATGGTCGTCCTGTCGCTGCCGCTCACCCTTCTTCTTTATGTGCAATCCAAGCGGACGGCCGGACAATGA
- a CDS encoding ABC transporter ATP-binding protein: protein MTFLAIKNISKHYGPVHALDNIDLTVAAGSRTAIVGPSGSGKTTLLRIIAGFEVPDAGQVVLEGETLADGEAIVPAHRRGIGIVSQDGALFPHLSVSENIGFGMERGARDRDQRINALIDMVELDRGMLDRRPHQLSGGQQQRVALARALGRKPKLMLLDEPFSALDTGLRENMRKAVARVLQIAGITAVLVTHDQAEALSFADQVAVLRGGALIQAGTPQAVYLSPKDRETALFLGDALVLPADVGSGSAKCALGHIPVAAESRHGHTDIMLRPEQLRLTALDDAGAGAACIGKVTEIEFGGAVCAVTVVLSNANGSETLNIKSSGVGLPEIGSMVSVTVIGNAHVFNKLGA, encoded by the coding sequence ATGACCTTTCTGGCGATCAAGAATATCAGCAAGCACTATGGCCCCGTGCATGCGCTTGACAATATCGACCTCACCGTCGCCGCCGGTAGCCGCACGGCGATCGTCGGCCCGTCCGGTTCGGGCAAGACGACGCTGTTGCGCATCATCGCCGGCTTCGAGGTTCCCGATGCGGGGCAGGTGGTGTTGGAAGGCGAGACCCTTGCGGATGGAGAGGCGATCGTACCCGCGCATCGCCGCGGCATCGGCATCGTCTCGCAGGACGGCGCCCTGTTTCCGCATCTGAGCGTATCGGAAAATATCGGCTTCGGCATGGAGCGCGGCGCGCGTGACCGCGACCAGCGCATCAACGCCCTCATCGATATGGTCGAACTCGACCGCGGCATGCTTGACCGCCGCCCGCATCAGCTTTCGGGCGGCCAGCAGCAGCGCGTCGCACTTGCGCGGGCGCTCGGGCGCAAGCCGAAGCTGATGCTGCTCGACGAGCCTTTTTCCGCTCTCGATACCGGCCTGCGCGAGAATATGCGCAAGGCGGTCGCCCGCGTGCTGCAGATTGCCGGCATCACCGCGGTTCTGGTGACGCATGATCAGGCGGAGGCTCTGTCCTTCGCGGATCAGGTTGCCGTCTTGCGCGGGGGCGCGCTCATACAGGCGGGGACGCCGCAAGCCGTCTATCTCAGCCCCAAGGATCGCGAAACCGCGCTCTTCCTCGGTGACGCCCTCGTGCTGCCGGCCGATGTCGGCAGTGGATCGGCCAAATGCGCACTCGGGCACATTCCGGTTGCCGCCGAGAGCCGACACGGACACACCGACATCATGTTGCGGCCCGAGCAATTGCGCCTGACGGCCCTCGATGACGCCGGTGCGGGTGCGGCTTGCATCGGCAAGGTGACTGAAATCGAATTCGGCGGCGCCGTCTGCGCGGTGACGGTTGTCTTGTCCAATGCCAACGGTTCGGAGACATTGAACATCAAAAGCTCCGGCGTCGGCCTGCCCGAAATCGGCAGCATGGTTTCGGTGACCGTCATCGGAAATGCACATGTCTTCAACAAGCTCGGCGCTTGA
- a CDS encoding adenine deaminase C-terminal domain-containing protein has translation MNRDGDEPADLNAPELRLRAVTAARGDQPFDLLIAGGRLVDMVTGQIRAADIGIVGPLIASVHAPGSCIDATRRIDAEGCFLSPGLIDTHMHVESSMVTPATYAEAVLPRGVTTIVWDPHEFGNVHGLDGVRWAIEATRRLLLRVIPLAPSCVPSAPGLELAGADFDAADMAEMLAWPDIGGVAEVMTMRGVIDGDPRATDIVNAGLHAGKIVCGHARSLEGADLNAFMAAGVSSDHELTSGADLLAKLSAGLAIELRGSHDYLLPEFVDVINDLGFLPQTVTLCTDDVFPDELHEGGGLDDVVRRLVGCGLKPEWALRAATLNAAMRLGRSDLGLIAAGRRADIVLFEDLQGFKARHVIVNGAAVAETGRMIGPIEPADAALLRNSVKLTSFSENDFRVAAAGNRVRLATIDQPRFTQWGEIEADVEDGFVVPPPETAMIAVAHRHGKADGRPRVGFLTGWGEWRGAFCTTVSHDSHNLTVFGGNAADMAIAANAVIAAGGGLAVARNGRIEALLPLPLSGLVSDAPLAETANAFRAVREAIDAIVDWNPPYLVFKACFGATLACNAGPHQTDRGIADVATGKVSETPVLGVV, from the coding sequence ATGAACAGGGATGGCGACGAACCGGCAGACCTGAATGCTCCGGAACTGCGTTTACGTGCAGTCACCGCCGCGCGCGGCGATCAACCCTTCGACCTGCTGATTGCCGGCGGCCGTCTTGTCGACATGGTGACCGGCCAGATCCGCGCCGCCGATATCGGCATCGTCGGCCCGCTGATTGCAAGCGTGCATGCGCCCGGCAGCTGCATCGATGCGACGCGGAGGATCGATGCCGAAGGCTGCTTCCTTTCGCCCGGCCTGATCGACACGCATATGCATGTCGAAAGCTCGATGGTGACGCCGGCGACCTATGCCGAGGCCGTTTTGCCGCGCGGCGTGACGACCATCGTCTGGGATCCGCATGAATTCGGCAACGTCCACGGCCTCGACGGCGTGCGCTGGGCGATCGAGGCGACACGGCGACTGCTGCTGCGGGTGATACCGCTGGCGCCATCCTGCGTGCCTTCCGCGCCGGGACTGGAGCTGGCGGGCGCCGATTTCGACGCGGCTGATATGGCGGAGATGCTGGCATGGCCCGATATCGGCGGCGTGGCCGAGGTCATGACCATGCGCGGCGTCATCGACGGCGATCCGCGCGCCACCGATATCGTCAATGCCGGATTGCATGCGGGCAAGATCGTCTGCGGCCATGCGCGCAGTCTCGAGGGCGCCGATCTCAATGCCTTCATGGCTGCCGGCGTCTCCTCCGACCACGAGTTGACGTCCGGCGCCGACCTTTTGGCAAAACTTTCGGCCGGCCTTGCCATCGAGCTGCGCGGCTCGCACGATTATCTGCTGCCGGAATTCGTCGACGTCATCAACGATCTCGGCTTTCTGCCGCAGACCGTGACGCTCTGCACCGATGACGTCTTTCCCGACGAGCTTCACGAGGGCGGCGGCCTCGATGATGTGGTGCGCCGTCTCGTCGGCTGTGGCCTCAAGCCCGAATGGGCCTTGCGGGCGGCAACCCTGAATGCCGCCATGCGGCTAGGACGCAGCGATCTGGGCCTGATCGCCGCCGGACGGCGCGCCGACATCGTGCTCTTCGAAGATCTGCAGGGGTTCAAGGCGCGGCATGTGATCGTCAACGGCGCCGCAGTCGCCGAGACCGGCCGGATGATCGGTCCGATCGAGCCGGCCGACGCCGCATTGCTGCGCAATTCGGTCAAGCTGACATCGTTCAGCGAAAACGATTTCCGTGTGGCGGCCGCCGGCAACCGCGTGCGGCTTGCGACCATCGATCAGCCTCGCTTCACGCAATGGGGTGAAATCGAGGCCGACGTGGAAGACGGCTTTGTCGTGCCGCCGCCGGAAACGGCGATGATCGCCGTCGCCCATCGTCATGGCAAGGCGGACGGCCGGCCGCGCGTCGGCTTCCTGACGGGCTGGGGCGAATGGCGCGGCGCCTTCTGCACGACGGTTTCGCATGACAGCCACAACCTGACGGTTTTCGGCGGAAATGCAGCGGATATGGCGATTGCCGCCAACGCCGTCATCGCGGCCGGCGGCGGACTTGCGGTCGCACGCAACGGCAGGATCGAGGCGCTGCTGCCACTGCCGCTCTCCGGACTGGTCAGCGATGCGCCGCTTGCGGAAACCGCCAACGCCTTCCGCGCCGTTCGCGAGGCGATCGACGCCATCGTCGACTGGAACCCGCCCTACCTCGTCTTCAAGGCCTGCTTCGGCGCGACGCTTGCCTGCAATGCCGGGCCACACCAGACGGATCGCGGCATTGCCGATGTGGCGACCGGCAAGGTTTCGGAGACGCCGGTGCTTGGGGTGGTTTAG
- a CDS encoding nucleoside hydrolase, translating to MGIWIDTDMGFDDIAAILVVAHSDLAIDGVSLVSGNAPLSHVQANAASAAAVFGWTFPIHAGRELPVLCKLETAQGILGQTGIPTTGRSLPPADPLPFSNAFAALCDWLADGAGPKRILALGPLTNIAAVALARPDLAARIDELTWMGGGVTSGNHTASAEFNAFADPEALAIVLAHDLPLRMIDLDICRKVLAWPEDVARLRETAGENARLLADLLEGYVNIAISRGRPAMAIYDPTAAAIFVEPGIATLRHARIDAELYGQHTRGRTVVETRASHAEFNAHFAAEIDAEKARRIIFDALLREAGQ from the coding sequence ATGGGAATCTGGATCGATACCGACATGGGATTCGATGATATCGCCGCCATCCTGGTGGTGGCGCATTCGGATCTCGCCATCGACGGCGTTTCGCTTGTCAGCGGCAATGCGCCACTGTCCCATGTTCAGGCCAATGCGGCGAGTGCTGCCGCCGTCTTCGGCTGGACGTTTCCGATCCATGCCGGCCGCGAACTGCCCGTTCTTTGCAAGCTGGAAACGGCGCAGGGCATTCTCGGCCAGACCGGCATCCCCACGACAGGCAGGAGCCTGCCGCCGGCCGATCCGCTTCCGTTCAGCAACGCCTTTGCCGCTCTCTGCGACTGGCTTGCCGATGGCGCGGGGCCGAAACGCATCCTCGCGCTTGGTCCGCTGACGAATATCGCCGCCGTGGCGCTGGCGCGTCCGGACCTCGCCGCTCGCATCGATGAGCTGACCTGGATGGGCGGAGGCGTCACTTCCGGCAATCACACGGCATCGGCCGAATTCAACGCCTTTGCCGATCCGGAGGCGCTCGCGATCGTGCTGGCGCATGACCTGCCGTTGCGCATGATCGATCTCGACATCTGCCGCAAGGTGCTGGCCTGGCCCGAAGATGTCGCCCGCCTCCGCGAGACCGCTGGCGAAAACGCGCGGCTGCTCGCCGACCTGCTGGAGGGCTATGTCAACATCGCCATCAGCCGCGGCAGGCCGGCCATGGCGATCTACGATCCAACGGCGGCGGCGATTTTCGTCGAGCCGGGGATCGCAACCCTCCGGCATGCCCGGATCGACGCGGAACTATACGGGCAGCATACGCGCGGACGTACCGTCGTCGAAACGCGCGCCTCGCATGCTGAGTTCAACGCCCATTTCGCCGCCGAAATCGATGCGGAGAAGGCACGCCGGATCATATTCGACGCGCTGCTGCGGGAGGCCGGCCAATGA